DNA from Vanessa tameamea isolate UH-Manoa-2023 chromosome 19, ilVanTame1 primary haplotype, whole genome shotgun sequence:
aaatcgacttgacgacatttttttctaataaatatttagatgttttttttttaaattgaatatatattttttctttgtgaaccgatattaataaaacgaacaaacactacgctatatgttaccccacggttactacactacagatttcgaacatttacgattttattatatagattatcaaacttttataaaatgttaaaaattggtatgttttaatatttagcatttttttttttttttatttagtataagaactaattgtggtataataatataaataaaagaaaaaaaaaggttaaaactaactgtctattttattgtatacaaaatataaataaaaatattgtaagtttaattgaatcagttttattttataatcatttgttaactaacatcgaaagaaataaaaacaattctgttgtcctatctattttttatgagatttatgattgatcttatttcgctcggtttggcgccatctattcgaatatttgggcgtaacctcgttacctcgcttaaccattacttcacgggcttgccgttttaatcgattttgtaagtgtatgcgtgcgattctcaagggcacttagctcttgtagtcctcttaatggaactggtataatattttaaacgtttatcTAGACTCCAGACTAGAACTATGTAGATGGCGGTGGTGTAACTACAAATTATCGTAAGCAAAATAATTGATTACGAAACATCAGATATTATGGTACAAAAATTGAATGCTTTCTTTTAatgatatgtataatattttaactgaacCATTccatttatttcagtaaaattaaACTAGTAACAAAACTCATTGAAAAGGGTTTGATATGTCATATGAGTATTGATCTAGGGTTGATGAACGATGGTGTAGTGTCATCTGGTTTTGACATTGCATCTTCATTCTTCACTTTTTCTAGCATCAAACttcaaagtaaaaacaattaaagtgCCTAAAATACAAAAGGTCTTTTAGTTACAGCTATActgtacatataaattatataaacatggaagaaatttatttacaaattcgtGATAAAgtattcaaagtaaaaaaagatGTTTTGTGTGAACATAGCGACTATTTTCGCGCAATGTTTAGCGGAAATTATGTagaaaatgaacaaaaacaaatatgtatcgatgtgtgtaattattaattttaaatataaaaaattaaaaacaacactaaTACTGCcactaattgtatatattttaattccagATGTTAGATCCCAACACAATGCATATCATTCTGCAGTACATGCAAATTGGTTTAATAGATCTTTCTGTATATCCTTTGTCGACAATTAAAGACATCACAATTGCAGcaaactttttacaaataacagAGTTAATAAAGCAGATTGAATACACTTTAGATATCGGAACATGTGCATCAAATTGGATGGAGACAATGGATATCGCTGAAATATCCTGTTTTCCAAAATTGGAAAAATTTTGTGTGGCTTTcggattattttcttttaagtcCATGAAGCCAGAGTATGTTCTTAATATACACAAACTTGCTTGGTATTTGTCCCATCCTTATTTAGACTCACAGAGTGAATTAGAAGTTTTTAACTTTGGCTTGGAATGGATATTCCACACTGAAACTGGAGCTGATGCGCTTCTCGTTATTATTGGTTGTTTAGACATGAAAAAAGTTACAACTCAAGACttggaagaaataaaaaaatgtatgaaaggTTTTGAAAACAGTTTAGCGGCTAAAGTCATTGATCTACTTTATGATTTGTCCGTTAATAAACTTGATTTATcagaaacaattttaaacaaacagaAAAGTGAATTATGTGAAAAGTTCACACAGAGAGTTTGGACTGAAACTTTAGATATTATAAAGGAGAGTAAGACACGATGTTTGCAGTACACACCAGTTATACCCTTATGGCTTCTTAAAGATGGAAAACCAGAATTACTACCACATTCTATGTACACTTATTATCAAGGTAGAGGTTTTGAACAATGGTTAGAAGTTGCTGACAAAAATTTATGGGGCTGGAGTGTTGTAGCTTGGGGCTTGACAAAACTTGTAATAGTATGTGGTGAGCATGGCCGTGGCACGGGTATGTTTATGAGAGATGTTAAGGTTTATGACACACTCAGGAAAGAGTGGACCAGACATGGTGTTAATCTACCACAGAGAAGACATGCAGGCCTGGCAGTTATTGGAGATTCTCTTTACATTGCCGGAGGTGTGGGTGGGTTTAGGTCAgtacttaacaaaaaaattgtatattttatttttattagctaaACCTTTACTATTTTAGGTTTAGAAAAATATCAGCAGTTATTTGTCCATTGCATAAAAGTAATTATCCTATCTTGCTAACTATCTTGCTGACTGTACCAGTTTCATATAATCTGTgaatttctttacaaatatcTGCAATATTGTTCTATAGCTATTATTACTAATATGCCGAGGCTAGCCCTGTCTCATtctgtataatataacaaaaggttaacagactaaaataaaattttatttattcattcctATGAATGGAATTTTCAAGTCATATggtacatctttttttttttaatttcagggtAGTACTAGATACAGCTATTGTATATGATTTAAAACAAAGATCATTCAGAAAAATTTCACAAATGCCAGATGCTTTACAAAATCCTGCACTGTGCTCACATAACAACAAAGTATATGCTGCAGGACAGAAAAGTATATATTGTCACGAAGATTCAGGCACCTCAGACTTTTGGAGGAAAGTCGTGGATACAGAAATGAGGATGAGTTGCATCAGATCTTGTAAagaatacatttattgtatacaaGGTTATTTCAGTAACTTATACAGATTCGTGCCAGGTGTTGAGAAGAATTTACAATTGATTACCTATTTTTCTAGTCTTCCGGCAACCATATGCAATTTAGGTGAGAACACTTAGGTATAATGCAGTATTATtcactaatttttttaacactgactttaaaataatttattttctttcaggtgagatactttatatatttacatggaCTATTTGCGGACAATGTGACGTTTTAACAGTAGAAGAATTCAAAGCAAAGCACACAGTCGAAAAACCTAAGGTTCTGTTCACACAATCCGATAATTGTATGAGGGTTA
Protein-coding regions in this window:
- the LOC113396127 gene encoding kelch-like protein 10, whose translation is MEEIYLQIRDKVFKVKKDVLCEHSDYFRAMFSGNYVENEQKQICIDMLDPNTMHIILQYMQIGLIDLSVYPLSTIKDITIAANFLQITELIKQIEYTLDIGTCASNWMETMDIAEISCFPKLEKFCVAFGLFSFKSMKPEYVLNIHKLAWYLSHPYLDSQSELEVFNFGLEWIFHTETGADALLVIIGCLDMKKVTTQDLEEIKKCMKGFENSLAAKVIDLLYDLSVNKLDLSETILNKQKSELCEKFTQRVWTETLDIIKESKTRCLQYTPVIPLWLLKDGKPELLPHSMYTYYQGRGFEQWLEVADKNLWGWSVVAWGLTKLVIVCGEHGRGTGMFMRDVKVYDTLRKEWTRHGVNLPQRRHAGLAVIGDSLYIAGGVGGFRVVLDTAIVYDLKQRSFRKISQMPDALQNPALCSHNNKVYAAGQKSIYCHEDSGTSDFWRKVVDTEMRMSCIRSCKEYIYCIQGYFSNLYRFVPGVEKNLQLITYFSSLPATICNLGEILYIFTWTICGQCDVLTVEEFKAKHTVEKPKVLFTQSDNCMRVNDVAGSCSLVMSAPPLYKELSKYHKRYLARYPDPV